In one window of Microplitis demolitor isolate Queensland-Clemson2020A chromosome 4, iyMicDemo2.1a, whole genome shotgun sequence DNA:
- the LOC103576375 gene encoding uncharacterized protein LOC103576375: MTLHWWMHWFWVTSQFVVILGIPISLETGDPSIKYESTTWQSVTDKMTTISDQVSTEPEPTVANMRKAKAINFYQPSIKGNLATNPLISRPSTNASIALNSPQENPEYRNNGIVNPYTFNPDERTANFWSGQTEIQREELIDNFRTKNDKVYEKRKDTRITWILTTVRPPTRRKSDDEEPESKFQNFSTTEEKDLTVLPLRLEERIKLVVNRTQVTTGDDNGTIFSTGIFNSSEDIEIDQELAEPRVSSATRVPIFHTDSTRLSRTRNAFVSDFQLDRAQDRSSQDDEEIDSGNIINSINVRPTAFDIAVITGSCLAMVVFLSVMISFGFIMYRRKYLNPPQTLNSDKCSNPDSSGYIDDSTIRDNSEEMYSLDNDSFLNSLEAMTIQNYWTDSVKHTKL, encoded by the exons ATGACGCTTCACTGGTGGATGCATTGGTTCTGGGTGACCTCGCAATTTGTTG TCATTTTAGGAATTCCTATTTCATTGGAAACGGGAGATCCATCTATTAAATATGAGTCGACTACATGGCAAAGTGTCACTGACAAAATGACAACAATTTCTGATCAAGTTTCAACCGAACCAGAACCTACTGTAGCTAATATGAGAAAAGCTaaagcaattaatttttatcaaccgTCCATTAAAGGAAATTTAGCTACTAATCCTTTGATAAGTAGGCCGTCCACAAATGCTTCCATAGCTTTAAACAGCCCCCAAGAAAATCCCGAGTATCGTAACAACGGTATCGTAAACCCGTATACATTTAATCCTGATGAGCGTACTGCTAATTTCTGGAGTGGTCAAACTGAAATACAGAGAGAGGAGCTGATAGATAATTTTCGtactaaaaatgataaagtttaCGAGAAACGAAAAGATACAAGAATTACATGGATTCTAACTACTGTTAGACCACCAACAAGGAGGAAAAGTGATGACGAAGAACCAGAGAGCAAATTTCAAAACTTCAGTACTACCGAGGAAAAAGATCTTACTGTTCTGCCCTTGAGGCTTGAAGagagaataaaattagtaGTAAATAGAACCCAAGTCACGACTGGTGACGACAATGGAACGATATTTAGTACTGGGATTTTCAACAGTTCCGAAGATATTGAAATAGATCAAGAACTGGCGGAACCTCGGGTTTCTTCAGCTACTAGAGTACCAATTTTTCATACTGATTCTACGCGGCTTAGTCGGACTAGGAATGCTTTCGTCAGTGACTTCCAATTAGATCGGGCGCAGGATCGTTCTTCCCAAGATGATGAAGAAATTGACAgtggaaatattattaacagTATTAATGTTCGACCTACAGCTTTCGATATTGCTGTCATTACCGGAAGCTGTTTGGCTATGGTTGTTTTTCTTAGTGTGATGATCAGTTTTGGATTTATTATGTATAG gcGGAAATATTTGAATCCACCGCAGACTTTGAACAGTGATAAATGCAGTAATCCTGATAGTTCTGGTTACATTGATGATTCTACGATTCGA GATAATTCCGAAGAAATGTATAGTTTGGACAATGATTCCTTTTTAAACTCTCTTGAAGCAATGacaatacaaaattattgGACAGACAGTGTGAAGCACACTAAGCTATGA